A stretch of Peteryoungia algae DNA encodes these proteins:
- the eutB gene encoding hydroxyectoine utilization dehydratase EutB — protein MTIMKSEPLPHTATADTLPVTLADIRNASARINGRVAQTPLIHSGALSDHTGHPFHLKLETRQPIGAFKLRGAMNAILSLDDGERRRGLVTASTGNHGRAVAYAARELGVPAIVCMSALVPANKVEAIRSLGAEVRIIGASQDDAQTEVERLVETHGLTAIPPFDNVDVVAGQGTIGLEILEAIPDLGTVLVPLSGGGLAGGIAVAVKALRPQTRLVGISMERGAAMNASIAAGRPVAVREEQTLADSLGGGVGLSNHVTFTLCSNLLDDVILLSEGEIAEGIRHAWREEGEMVEGAGAVGIAAILAGKVELSGPTVAIVSGGNIDPALHRSITEGADA, from the coding sequence ATGACAATCATGAAGAGCGAACCCCTGCCCCACACGGCCACCGCGGACACTCTGCCAGTGACATTGGCGGACATTCGCAATGCGTCGGCAAGGATAAACGGTCGCGTCGCACAGACGCCGCTCATTCACTCAGGCGCCCTGTCTGACCATACCGGCCATCCGTTTCATCTGAAACTCGAAACGCGCCAGCCGATCGGAGCCTTCAAGCTGCGCGGGGCGATGAATGCCATCCTGTCTCTCGACGATGGTGAGCGCCGGCGTGGGCTCGTCACGGCGTCTACGGGAAATCATGGGCGGGCAGTTGCCTATGCGGCACGTGAACTTGGCGTGCCAGCCATCGTCTGCATGTCCGCGCTCGTTCCGGCCAACAAGGTCGAAGCCATCCGCTCACTTGGCGCCGAAGTCCGCATCATCGGCGCCTCCCAGGACGATGCCCAGACGGAAGTCGAACGACTGGTCGAAACGCATGGTCTGACGGCAATCCCGCCTTTCGACAATGTGGATGTCGTCGCCGGCCAGGGAACGATCGGCCTTGAAATCCTCGAAGCCATCCCGGATCTGGGAACCGTGCTCGTGCCCCTGTCCGGAGGTGGGCTTGCCGGCGGCATCGCCGTAGCCGTCAAGGCCTTGCGGCCTCAGACGCGCCTCGTCGGCATCTCCATGGAACGCGGGGCTGCGATGAATGCGTCGATCGCCGCCGGACGACCGGTGGCAGTCCGCGAAGAACAAACCCTGGCCGATTCCCTGGGCGGCGGCGTCGGCCTCTCGAACCACGTCACCTTTACGCTCTGCAGCAACCTCCTGGATGACGTCATTCTTCTGAGCGAAGGCGAAATCGCCGAAGGAATTCGCCACGCCTGGCGCGAGGAAGGCGAGATGGTCGAGGGCGCCGGAGCGGTCGGCATTGCCGCCATTCTGGCCGGGAAGGTCGAACTGTCCGGCCCCACCGTCGCCATCGTGTCAGGCGGCAACATCGATCCGGCGCTCCACCGGAGTATAACAGAAGGGGCAGACGCATGA
- the doeA gene encoding ectoine hydrolase DoeA (DoeA (degradation of ectoine A) is also called EutD (ectoine utilization D).), which translates to MSVTLNFTREEYAERLSKTRHAMEAAQIDLLIITDPSNMHWLTGYDGWSFYVHQCVLVPPSGEPIWYGRKQDANGAKRTAYLDHANIIGYPDHYVQSTERHPMDLLSQIIDERKWSNLTVGVEMDNYYFSAAAFASLQKHLPNARFKDAAGLVNWQRSIKSPTELDYMRKAGKIVELMHKRIVDTIEPGMRKCDLVAEIYDAGIRGTSEFGGDYPAIVPLLPSGADASAPHLTWDDKPMRLGEGTFFEIAGAYKRYHCPLSRTVFLGKPTQAFLDAEKATLEGMEAGLAAARPGNTCEDIANAFFAVLKKYGIIKDNRTGYPIGLSYPPDWGERTMSLRPGDRTELKPGMTFHFMTGLWLEDMGLEITESIAITETGVECLSNVPRQLFVKG; encoded by the coding sequence GTGAGCGTGACGCTGAACTTTACGCGCGAGGAGTATGCCGAGCGCCTTTCCAAAACCCGTCATGCCATGGAAGCGGCGCAGATCGATCTTCTGATCATCACCGACCCGTCCAACATGCATTGGCTGACGGGATATGACGGCTGGTCCTTCTACGTGCATCAATGCGTACTCGTTCCGCCGAGCGGAGAGCCGATCTGGTATGGCCGCAAGCAGGACGCCAATGGCGCCAAGCGCACCGCCTATCTCGACCACGCTAACATCATCGGCTACCCGGATCACTACGTGCAGTCGACCGAGCGTCACCCGATGGATCTGCTGTCGCAGATCATCGACGAGCGCAAGTGGTCGAACCTCACCGTGGGCGTCGAGATGGACAACTACTACTTCTCGGCTGCCGCCTTCGCGTCCTTGCAAAAGCACCTGCCCAATGCCCGCTTCAAGGATGCCGCAGGTCTCGTCAACTGGCAGCGCTCCATCAAGAGCCCGACCGAACTCGACTACATGCGCAAGGCCGGCAAGATCGTCGAACTGATGCACAAGCGGATCGTCGACACCATAGAGCCCGGCATGCGCAAATGTGATCTGGTCGCCGAGATCTATGACGCCGGCATTCGCGGCACCTCCGAGTTTGGCGGAGATTACCCGGCCATCGTGCCGCTCCTGCCATCCGGCGCAGACGCATCCGCGCCTCATCTGACATGGGATGACAAACCCATGCGCCTTGGCGAGGGGACGTTCTTCGAGATCGCCGGCGCCTACAAGCGTTATCATTGCCCGCTCTCGCGGACTGTTTTTCTGGGCAAGCCGACACAGGCCTTTCTCGATGCCGAAAAGGCGACCCTGGAAGGCATGGAGGCCGGACTGGCGGCGGCAAGACCCGGCAACACATGCGAAGACATCGCCAATGCCTTCTTTGCCGTCCTGAAGAAATACGGGATCATCAAGGACAACCGGACCGGCTATCCCATCGGCCTCTCCTATCCGCCGGATTGGGGCGAACGCACCATGAGCCTGCGCCCCGGCGATCGCACCGAGCTGAAGCCAGGCATGACGTTCCATTTCATGACAGGGCTGTGGCTGGAGGATATGGGGCTCGAAATCACGGAAAGCATCGCGATCACTGAAACAGGTGTCGAATGTCTTTCGAATGTTCCGCGACAGTTGTTCGTGAAGGGCTGA
- the doeB gene encoding N(2)-acetyl-L-2,4-diaminobutanoate deacetylase DoeB produces the protein MLTGLSRPSPISPSVDFDSMGVQHGHLRLPYSRDDSAWGSVMIPICVIANGDGPTALLTGANHGDEYEGPAALFELAQALDPADVSGRVIIVPALNYPAFRAGTRTSPIDRGNLNRSFPGRPDGSVTEKIADYVTRYLAPLADFVLDFHSGGKTLDFLPYAAAHELPDKTQEARCFDAVAAFSAPYSMKMLEIDAVGMLDTTVEDMGKVFVTTELGGAGTASARSIQIARKGILNLLSHAGILPGAPDVQSTQWLDMPSSDCFAFAEDDGLVAFVRDLGETVTAGETIARVYPVGKTGITPIDYRAAMDGVLAARHVPGLIKAGDCLSVIATVTGEPAR, from the coding sequence ATGTTGACCGGTCTGTCCCGCCCCTCCCCGATTAGCCCTTCCGTCGACTTCGACTCCATGGGCGTACAACACGGTCATCTGCGCCTGCCCTACAGCCGCGACGACAGCGCCTGGGGTTCGGTGATGATCCCCATCTGCGTCATTGCCAACGGCGATGGACCGACCGCCCTTCTCACCGGAGCCAATCACGGTGACGAATACGAAGGCCCCGCGGCTCTCTTCGAATTGGCACAGGCGCTGGATCCAGCCGACGTGAGTGGACGTGTCATCATCGTTCCGGCGCTGAACTATCCTGCCTTTCGCGCCGGCACACGAACCTCTCCGATCGATCGGGGAAATCTAAATCGCAGCTTTCCGGGCCGCCCGGATGGCTCCGTGACGGAAAAGATCGCCGACTACGTGACCCGCTATCTGGCACCACTCGCCGACTTCGTCCTCGATTTCCATTCGGGCGGCAAGACGCTCGATTTTCTGCCATACGCTGCGGCACACGAACTGCCTGACAAAACCCAGGAGGCGCGATGTTTCGATGCCGTGGCCGCGTTTTCCGCGCCCTACTCCATGAAGATGCTGGAAATCGATGCGGTCGGCATGCTCGACACGACCGTCGAGGATATGGGCAAGGTATTCGTCACGACGGAGCTCGGCGGCGCCGGTACGGCAAGTGCCCGATCCATCCAGATCGCCCGAAAGGGCATCCTCAACCTGTTGAGCCACGCGGGCATCCTGCCCGGCGCTCCAGACGTGCAGTCCACCCAGTGGTTGGACATGCCATCGAGCGATTGCTTCGCCTTCGCCGAGGACGACGGTCTTGTCGCCTTTGTGCGTGACCTCGGCGAGACCGTCACAGCCGGCGAAACCATTGCCCGGGTCTACCCCGTGGGCAAGACCGGCATCACCCCGATCGACTACCGAGCCGCCATGGATGGCGTGCTTGCGGCACGACACGTGCCCGGCCTGATCAAGGCCGGCGACTGCCTTTCCGTCATCGCCACGGTGACGGGAGAACCTGCCCGGTAA
- a CDS encoding aspartate aminotransferase family protein, whose amino-acid sequence MNAKLNQIAEMDRNSVLHPFTQLKDFASGKLGDPTIVETGKGIRIQDAHGNQLIDGFAGLYCVNVGYGRTEVAEAISRQAYRLAYYHSYAAHTTDELAILSDRLVRMAPGKMSKVFYGMSGSDANETQAKLVWYYNNLRGKPNKKKIISRERGYHGCSVVSGSMTGMSFYHDHMDLPRAGILHTGAPHHYWGAEAGETELEFSIRRAGELEALILREDPETIGAFIAEPVLGTGGITPPPEGYWQEVQKVLRKYDILLIADEVITGFGRTGSMFGSQHYSIEPDLITVAKGLTSAYFPLSGAIIGEKVYKVMEEGAGRVGAFSHGYTYSGHPIGAAAANAVLDIVEKEDLPGNARKVGAYFQAQLKEKFAQLPIVGEVRGVGLMGAIEFVADREHKTRFDPSLSVGARVSKAARARGLIARAMPHGDILGFAPPLVTTKEEIDEIIAIADSAVRSVMDELVQAGERI is encoded by the coding sequence CAGATCGCCGAGATGGATCGCAACTCGGTCCTGCACCCCTTCACCCAGCTCAAGGATTTTGCCAGCGGCAAGTTGGGAGATCCCACGATCGTCGAAACCGGCAAGGGCATACGCATCCAGGATGCCCATGGAAACCAACTGATCGACGGCTTTGCGGGGCTGTATTGTGTCAACGTCGGCTATGGCCGGACCGAGGTGGCCGAAGCCATTTCCCGACAGGCCTATCGCCTCGCCTATTACCACTCCTATGCGGCTCATACGACCGATGAACTTGCAATTCTGTCCGACCGCCTTGTCAGGATGGCGCCGGGCAAAATGAGCAAGGTCTTTTACGGCATGTCGGGTTCCGATGCGAACGAGACCCAAGCCAAGCTCGTCTGGTACTACAACAACCTTCGCGGCAAGCCGAACAAGAAGAAGATCATTTCCAGAGAACGCGGCTATCACGGGTGCAGCGTCGTGTCCGGATCCATGACCGGGATGAGTTTCTATCACGACCACATGGACCTGCCGCGCGCCGGCATCCTGCATACCGGCGCACCGCATCACTATTGGGGCGCCGAAGCCGGGGAAACGGAACTCGAATTCTCGATACGTCGCGCAGGCGAACTTGAAGCTCTCATCCTGCGCGAGGATCCCGAAACGATCGGCGCCTTCATCGCTGAGCCCGTCCTGGGAACGGGTGGCATCACTCCGCCGCCTGAGGGCTATTGGCAGGAGGTTCAGAAGGTGCTGCGGAAATACGATATCCTGTTGATCGCTGACGAAGTCATTACCGGTTTCGGCCGGACCGGCTCGATGTTCGGATCCCAGCATTACAGTATCGAACCCGATCTCATCACAGTGGCCAAAGGCCTCACCTCCGCCTATTTCCCCCTCTCGGGCGCAATCATCGGAGAAAAGGTCTACAAGGTCATGGAAGAAGGAGCCGGTCGGGTTGGCGCCTTCTCCCATGGCTACACCTATTCGGGCCACCCGATCGGCGCGGCAGCTGCAAACGCGGTTCTCGACATCGTCGAAAAGGAGGATCTGCCGGGCAACGCCCGCAAGGTCGGCGCCTATTTCCAGGCGCAGCTGAAGGAAAAGTTTGCGCAACTTCCCATCGTCGGCGAGGTTCGCGGCGTCGGCCTGATGGGCGCCATTGAGTTCGTGGCAGACCGTGAACACAAGACACGTTTTGACCCGTCCCTGTCGGTGGGTGCCCGTGTCTCCAAGGCTGCCCGGGCCCGCGGCTTGATTGCGCGCGCGATGCCGCATGGCGACATCCTGGGTTTTGCCCCTCCCCTCGTCACGACAAAGGAAGAGATCGACGAAATCATCGCCATTGCCGATTCCGCCGTGCGCTCCGTCATGGATGAACTGGTACAGGCTGGCGAAAGGATCTGA
- the ehuB gene encoding ectoine/hydroxyectoine ABC transporter substrate-binding protein EhuB has product MHITKITGLSALALAVSLTSAGALTLEEVKEQGYIRAATANEVPYSYMQPDGTSAGIGPDVANAVLKKIGIEEVNWTVTPFGTLIPGLKARRFDFAAAEQNISPERCKQVSFTEPNSSYGEGLLVKKGNPKGLTTYADIAKDPSLKVAVVSGANNVDFLRAVGVKDDQIVFIPANADAIPTVESRVDAYAATELTVSELAKDQANVEQVAPFEDPIVNDAPVRNYGGFAFRPEDEELRNAFNAALVEFRKTDDYKAILAKYGVSEASIAAAAEKNVADLCAGK; this is encoded by the coding sequence ATGCACATCACAAAGATCACCGGACTTTCCGCTCTCGCCCTCGCCGTTTCGCTCACATCGGCGGGCGCTCTCACCCTCGAAGAAGTCAAGGAGCAGGGCTACATTCGTGCAGCCACGGCCAATGAAGTGCCCTATTCCTACATGCAGCCGGACGGCACATCCGCGGGCATCGGCCCGGATGTCGCGAATGCCGTATTGAAAAAGATCGGCATCGAAGAGGTCAACTGGACGGTGACGCCCTTCGGCACGCTGATCCCGGGCCTCAAGGCGCGCCGTTTCGATTTCGCTGCGGCCGAACAGAACATTTCGCCTGAACGCTGCAAGCAGGTTTCCTTCACCGAACCGAACTCGTCTTATGGCGAAGGACTTCTGGTAAAGAAGGGCAACCCCAAGGGTCTGACAACCTATGCCGACATCGCCAAGGATCCGTCGCTGAAGGTCGCCGTCGTCTCGGGTGCAAACAACGTCGACTTTCTTCGGGCCGTCGGGGTGAAGGACGACCAGATCGTCTTCATTCCGGCCAATGCCGATGCAATCCCGACGGTGGAGAGCCGGGTGGATGCCTATGCCGCCACGGAGCTGACCGTATCGGAGCTCGCCAAGGATCAGGCGAATGTCGAGCAGGTCGCCCCTTTCGAAGACCCGATCGTCAATGATGCACCGGTGCGCAACTACGGCGGCTTCGCATTCCGGCCGGAAGACGAGGAATTGCGCAACGCCTTCAACGCTGCCCTTGTCGAGTTCCGCAAGACGGACGACTACAAGGCGATCCTTGCAAAATATGGCGTTTCCGAAGCGAGCATCGCAGCTGCTGCGGAAAAGAACGTCGCCGATCTTTGCGCCGGCAAATAA
- a CDS encoding MocR-like ectoine utilization transcription factor EhuR → MRQQSNHSARDPVTVAKPVLWRPQLAKNKGETKHAALTERIIADIDAGILKPMDRMPTHRDLARDLGLSVQTISLSYKEAERLGYLSGEIGRGTFVKARVTDRAGRMMLDHRANEVLDLSIVRGVYLDAHEKASREILRELSEADNASFMRPCRPIAGLDHHRETARDWLRTLNVDTTGERILITNGAAHGIFLALSCIVRPGDIVLCENLTDHGIIGLSNVLGFSLKGLPTDSEGILPDAFSAACSGGGVRALVLIPTLNNPTGHVAGAARRREIAAIAEQYGVFVVEDEVYRPLIEEDLPSICDMVPDLGFFVTSFTKTVLTGLRVGYLVVPRSYSIRAASILRVTSWSGTYLAGEIATRWVENGMARQLVAIQREEARKRQQVAVDILADHIASSHPLSLCAWLRVPPQWTEDSLVRALANQNVAVTPSEPFIAGPGHGGGIRICLGGRLNQTSLTKALTIVRQTFDQMPPVYDIGSIG, encoded by the coding sequence ATGCGTCAACAATCCAATCACTCCGCCCGCGATCCGGTGACCGTTGCCAAGCCTGTGCTTTGGCGACCTCAGCTCGCGAAAAACAAAGGTGAGACGAAGCATGCTGCACTGACCGAACGCATCATCGCGGATATCGACGCAGGCATCCTCAAGCCGATGGACCGGATGCCGACGCATCGGGATCTCGCGCGCGACCTCGGCCTCTCCGTCCAGACCATCAGCCTGTCCTACAAGGAGGCAGAACGCCTCGGCTACCTGAGCGGCGAGATCGGACGCGGCACCTTCGTCAAGGCCCGGGTGACCGATCGCGCGGGCCGCATGATGCTCGATCACAGGGCCAATGAGGTGCTCGATCTTTCCATCGTTCGTGGTGTCTATCTCGATGCCCACGAGAAGGCGTCGCGCGAAATACTCCGAGAGCTTTCAGAGGCTGACAATGCCAGTTTCATGAGGCCTTGCCGGCCGATCGCGGGGCTTGATCATCATCGGGAGACGGCGCGCGACTGGCTTCGAACACTGAACGTCGACACGACGGGCGAACGCATCCTCATCACCAACGGTGCGGCCCATGGCATTTTTCTGGCCTTGAGCTGTATCGTTCGTCCCGGCGACATCGTCCTGTGCGAAAACCTGACCGATCACGGCATTATCGGACTGTCGAACGTCCTGGGATTCAGCCTCAAAGGATTACCCACAGACAGCGAAGGCATCCTGCCGGATGCATTTTCCGCCGCCTGTTCGGGCGGCGGCGTGCGGGCACTGGTCCTCATCCCGACGCTGAACAATCCGACAGGTCACGTGGCCGGCGCAGCGCGCAGGCGCGAAATTGCGGCAATCGCCGAGCAGTACGGCGTCTTTGTTGTCGAAGACGAAGTCTATCGGCCGTTGATCGAGGAAGACCTGCCCTCGATCTGCGACATGGTTCCGGACCTGGGTTTCTTCGTCACCAGCTTCACAAAGACAGTCCTCACCGGGCTGCGTGTCGGTTACCTTGTCGTGCCGCGCTCCTATTCCATCCGGGCGGCCTCCATCCTGCGCGTCACCAGCTGGAGCGGCACCTATCTCGCGGGTGAAATTGCAACACGCTGGGTCGAGAATGGCATGGCACGGCAATTGGTCGCCATCCAGCGCGAGGAGGCACGGAAGCGCCAGCAGGTGGCAGTCGATATTCTGGCGGATCACATCGCCTCCAGCCACCCGCTCTCGCTCTGCGCCTGGCTCAGGGTCCCTCCTCAGTGGACCGAGGACAGTCTCGTGCGTGCGCTTGCCAACCAGAATGTTGCCGTCACGCCGTCGGAACCTTTCATCGCCGGACCGGGTCATGGCGGCGGTATCCGTATCTGTCTGGGCGGACGCCTGAACCAGACCAGCCTGACCAAAGCGCTGACCATCGTACGCCAGACATTCGATCAAATGCCCCCGGTTTACGACATAGGCTCGATAGGATGA
- the ehuA gene encoding ectoine/hydroxyectoine ABC transporter ATP-binding protein EhuA produces MTDTINKPIIEFSNVTKRFGILTVLDQFNFSVAQGEKVTLIGPSGSGKSTVLRILMTLEPFQEGRLTLADTSYHEERGKGPFQASERHLREIRKHVGMVFQSFNLFPHMTVLRNVVEAPVRVLGMARAEAEARAIELLDMVGLADKKDHYPVQLSGGQQQRVAIARALAMRPRVLLFDEPTSALDPQLVGEVLSVIRGLAHEHDLTMLLVTHEMRFAREVSDRVCFFDKGRICEQGSPEEIFGTPKQERTREFLSSVLA; encoded by the coding sequence ATGACCGATACCATCAACAAGCCCATCATCGAATTTTCCAACGTGACGAAGCGCTTCGGCATTCTGACGGTCCTGGACCAGTTCAATTTCAGCGTGGCCCAGGGCGAGAAGGTCACGCTCATCGGGCCGTCTGGGTCTGGGAAATCGACCGTCTTGCGCATCCTCATGACGCTGGAACCGTTCCAGGAGGGAAGGCTGACACTTGCCGACACGTCCTACCATGAAGAACGTGGCAAAGGACCGTTCCAGGCCTCCGAACGGCATCTGCGCGAGATCCGCAAACATGTCGGCATGGTTTTTCAAAGCTTCAATCTGTTTCCGCACATGACGGTCTTGCGCAATGTCGTTGAAGCCCCGGTACGGGTCCTGGGCATGGCGCGGGCAGAGGCAGAAGCGCGCGCCATCGAATTGCTCGACATGGTGGGATTGGCTGACAAGAAGGACCATTATCCGGTGCAACTTTCGGGTGGGCAGCAGCAACGTGTCGCGATTGCCCGCGCACTCGCCATGCGGCCACGTGTTCTGTTGTTCGACGAACCGACATCGGCGCTCGATCCCCAACTGGTCGGCGAAGTGCTTTCCGTCATCCGCGGTCTCGCGCATGAGCACGATCTGACCATGCTGCTCGTCACCCACGAGATGCGTTTTGCGCGCGAGGTCTCGGACCGGGTCTGCTTCTTCGACAAGGGGCGCATCTGCGAACAGGGATCCCCCGAGGAGATCTTCGGAACGCCCAAACAGGAGCGAACGCGCGAGTTTCTATCCTCCGTGCTGGCCTAG
- the ehuD gene encoding ectoine/hydroxyectoine ABC transporter permease subunit EhuD, with protein sequence MMYGYEWDTTTWVTYTLSILPIILIGLTVTLKAAAAGFAIALSLGLVFALLRRSRVKAISWTTAFVVEFLRDTPLLVQLFFLYYVLPEFGIVLPAFLTGALALGLQYAAYTSEVYRGGIEAVHRGQWEAATALNLTRIQAYRDIILPQAVPRIVPAMGNYLVAMIKETPVLSVVTVLEMMGLANMIGERTFEYLVPLTLVGLIFLLLTLICSAGLHRLQKALPKAGIPMR encoded by the coding sequence ATGATGTATGGTTATGAATGGGACACGACCACCTGGGTCACCTACACGCTATCGATCCTTCCGATCATCCTGATCGGCCTGACCGTAACGTTGAAGGCGGCGGCTGCCGGCTTTGCAATTGCGCTCTCCCTTGGCCTCGTCTTCGCCCTGCTGCGCCGCAGCCGGGTCAAGGCGATCTCCTGGACGACGGCCTTCGTCGTCGAGTTCCTGCGCGATACGCCGCTTCTGGTGCAGCTCTTCTTTCTATACTATGTCCTGCCCGAGTTCGGCATTGTCCTTCCTGCCTTCCTCACCGGCGCGCTTGCGCTGGGTCTGCAGTATGCGGCCTATACGTCCGAGGTCTATCGCGGGGGGATCGAGGCCGTACATCGCGGACAGTGGGAGGCCGCGACCGCGCTCAATCTGACGCGAATTCAAGCCTATCGGGACATCATCCTCCCCCAGGCCGTCCCGCGCATCGTGCCTGCCATGGGCAACTATCTGGTCGCAATGATCAAGGAAACGCCCGTTCTTTCCGTCGTCACTGTCCTTGAGATGATGGGCCTTGCCAACATGATCGGCGAACGCACGTTCGAATACCTCGTGCCACTGACACTCGTCGGCCTCATCTTCCTCCTCCTGACGCTGATCTGCTCGGCAGGCCTCCATCGCCTGCAGAAAGCGCTCCCCAAAGCAGGGATACCCATGCGATGA
- the eutC gene encoding ectoine utilization protein EutC gives MSRIAILTESDLRAVVQLDASAVDCIERAFAALSTQDVAMPPILRLDIPQFRGEVDVKTAYVPGFDGFAIKVSPGFFDNPKLGLPSLNGLMILFSARTGLVEALLLDNGYLTDVRTAAAGAVAARHLSRRDASVAAIFGAGMQAQLQLQALTLVRPLRSARIWARDLAKARKLAGEFTSRHGIDVTAVDDPREAARNADIIVTTTPAEEPVLRADWLEPGQHLTAMGSDAEHKNEIDPAVFAKARYIADRITQTRILGELHHAIRAGAVAANQHFDELGAVIAGKVPGRTSAEEITFADLTGTGVQDTAIANLAAHRAREAGIGQTIDNKINKGDAA, from the coding sequence ATGAGCCGCATCGCGATCCTGACGGAGAGTGACCTGCGAGCGGTTGTCCAGCTGGACGCATCCGCGGTCGACTGTATCGAGCGCGCATTTGCAGCGCTTTCCACCCAAGACGTCGCAATGCCCCCGATCTTGCGGCTCGACATCCCCCAGTTCCGCGGCGAGGTCGACGTCAAGACAGCCTATGTGCCCGGATTTGACGGTTTTGCGATCAAGGTCAGCCCAGGCTTCTTCGACAATCCCAAGCTGGGTCTGCCAAGCCTCAACGGACTGATGATCCTCTTCAGCGCCAGAACAGGCTTGGTCGAGGCGCTTCTGCTCGACAATGGTTATCTCACCGATGTGCGCACGGCTGCGGCCGGCGCAGTTGCCGCGCGGCATCTGTCGCGTCGGGACGCCTCCGTCGCCGCAATTTTCGGTGCAGGCATGCAGGCACAACTCCAGCTTCAGGCATTGACGCTGGTCCGTCCGCTAAGGTCAGCACGGATCTGGGCGCGCGACCTTGCAAAAGCGCGCAAGCTCGCCGGCGAGTTCACCAGCAGGCATGGCATTGACGTGACGGCCGTGGATGACCCACGGGAGGCAGCGCGCAATGCCGATATCATCGTCACGACGACGCCTGCCGAAGAGCCGGTTCTGCGGGCAGACTGGCTGGAACCCGGTCAGCATCTGACGGCGATGGGATCCGATGCCGAACACAAGAACGAGATCGATCCGGCCGTATTCGCCAAAGCCAGATACATCGCCGATCGTATCACCCAGACACGCATTCTCGGCGAATTGCACCACGCCATAAGGGCCGGAGCAGTTGCGGCAAATCAGCATTTCGACGAACTCGGCGCTGTCATCGCCGGCAAGGTGCCCGGCAGAACGAGCGCCGAAGAAATAACCTTCGCGGATCTGACGGGCACGGGCGTTCAGGACACGGCCATTGCCAATCTGGCCGCTCACCGCGCGCGGGAGGCCGGTATCGGCCAGACAATCGACAACAAAATCAACAAGGGAGACGCCGCGTGA
- the ehuC gene encoding ectoine/hydroxyectoine ABC transporter permease subunit EhuC, with the protein MDWTAYLPMLWKGATVTMTITLAAIAVGAALAFFFGILRVEGGAILSGIALCYTEVFRGTSLFVQLFWFYYALPLVGLSFEPVTTGILVLAAHVGGYGAEIVRGALSSVSPQQLEAARALNFNRFQTLYRISLPQAIVEMMPAFGNLAIETLKLSSLVSLISIADLTFAAQSIRNLTLDSTSIYSITLVCYFAMSLILMIAIKGIERFVRRGDVMPRPGQS; encoded by the coding sequence ATGGATTGGACAGCCTATCTGCCTATGCTCTGGAAGGGCGCGACCGTCACGATGACGATTACGCTTGCAGCGATTGCCGTCGGAGCAGCCCTGGCCTTCTTCTTCGGCATCCTGCGCGTCGAGGGTGGCGCCATCCTGTCGGGCATAGCGCTGTGCTACACCGAGGTGTTTCGCGGCACTTCGCTCTTCGTTCAGCTCTTCTGGTTCTATTATGCCCTGCCCCTGGTCGGGCTCAGTTTCGAGCCGGTCACGACAGGCATTCTGGTGCTGGCCGCGCATGTGGGCGGCTATGGGGCGGAGATCGTTCGGGGTGCGCTTTCCTCTGTGTCCCCGCAGCAGCTGGAAGCGGCTCGCGCTCTGAACTTCAATCGCTTCCAGACGCTGTATCGGATTTCATTGCCTCAGGCGATCGTCGAGATGATGCCCGCTTTCGGCAATCTCGCCATCGAGACCCTCAAGCTATCCTCCCTCGTCTCGCTGATTTCCATCGCGGATTTGACATTCGCGGCCCAGTCGATCCGCAACCTGACCCTCGACAGCACCAGCATCTACTCGATCACGCTCGTCTGCTATTTCGCGATGTCGCTGATATTGATGATCGCAATCAAGGGGATCGAACGCTTCGTGCGACGCGGTGACGTCATGCCGCGTCCGGGCCAATCGTGA